In a single window of the Arachis hypogaea cultivar Tifrunner chromosome 6, arahy.Tifrunner.gnm2.J5K5, whole genome shotgun sequence genome:
- the LOC112805523 gene encoding uncharacterized protein has translation MTIIIAMKFDRSKSMQEKNINITNIAAKLKSPDYDGGVRHFIDYVIKDYGRILSMVFDILLIMLQNNLNLYLMAVSLPKQIWKSITELSQFFRDLCSTSLREDVLNKLEENIPIVLCKLERIFLPGFFDSMEHLPIHLPFEALLGGPVQYRWMYPFDIFLHHLKKKVKNKAHVERSIIESYLIEEISHFCAVSFIFSNPALASFIHLHHCPSSHPAFIAFISFIVVLAKIATLRTQGRNPLRSRSQPLLFCLLSFSPFWSRFCSLLSVAVLLASLSWFCSLHCRGSARFSVAVLLTVLLEGLKCPAPIANGVAELPVSSVKHLKDFLCCLLSQLQNKKNELQSHVEAGENHEDAFVAVLGKDQLGRVRCYGTSVTRSSLRKDEEICQVKVEYNDKVSSLEKKMDGVCGLLNVMYHQLNPEMSDEEVATLVQATQNSLLDASSSRPRNTPHSSRATVIPPTDDGNDKNNGAHNG, from the exons ATGACTATT ATCATAGCCATGAAGTTTGATAGGTCTAAGAGCATGCAAGAGAAAAATATTAACATAACTAATATTGCTGCAAAATTAAAGTCACCAG ACTATGATGGCGGTGTTCGACATTTTATTGATTATGTTATAAAGGATTATGGCAGGATTTTGTCAATGGTGTTCGACATTTTATTGATTATGTTACAAAACAACCTCAATTTGTACTTGATGGCGGT TTCATTGCCAAAGCAGATATGGAAGTCAATAACAGAGTTAAGTCAATTTTTTCGAGATTTATGCTCAACATCATTACGAGAAGATGTTCTCAATAAACTTGAAGAAAATATTCCAATTGTGCTATGCAAGTTAGAACGTATTTTTCTTCCTGGATTTTTTGACTCAATGGAACATCTACCTATTCATTTGCCATTTGAAGCATTGCTTGGTGGTCCTGTGCAATATAGATGGATGTATCCTTTTGATAT ATTTCTCCATCATCTTAAGAAAAaggtcaagaacaaagcacatgttGAAAGATCTATCATTGAATCATACCTAATTGAGGAGATTTCTCACTTTT GCGCCGTCAGCTTTATCTTCTCAAACCCAGCCTTGGCGTCGTTCATCCATCTTCATCACTGCCCTTCATCGCACCCAGCCTTCATTGCATTCATCTCCTTCATCGTTGTGTTAGCGAAGATCGCAACTCTTCGCACTCAAGGTCGAAACCCTTTGCGCTCAAGATCGCAACCCTTGCTGTTTTGCTTGTTGTCCTTCTCGCCGTTCTGGTCGCGGTTCTGCTCGCTTCTCTCTGTCGCAGTTCTGCTTGCTTCTCTGTCGTGGTTCTGCTCGCTTCACTGTCGCGGTTCTGCTCGCTTCTCTGTTGCAGTTCTGCTCACCGTGCTGCTCGAAG GGTTGAAGTGTCCAGCACCAATTGCAAATGGGGTTGCAGAATTACCAGTTTCATCAGTTAAACACTTAAAGGATTTCCTGTGTTGTCTGTTGTCCCAGCTGCAAAATAAAAAA AATGAACTTCAAAGCCATGTAGAGGCAGGGGAAAATCATGAGGATGCATTTGTAGCAGTTCTAGGAAAGGACCAACTAGGTCGAGTTCGTTGTTATGGGACTTCAGTTACAAGAAGCTCTCTTAGAAAGGATGAGGAGATTTGCCAAGTGAAGGTTGAATACAATGATAAGGTCTCATCATTAGAAAAGAAGATGGACGGTGTTTGTGGTCTATTAAATGTGATGTATCACCAACTCAATCCTGAAATGAGTGATGAAGAGGTAGCAACCTTAGTGCAAGCAACCCAAAATTCTCTTTTGGATGCCTCAAGTAGTAGACCAAGAAATACTCCTCACTCCTCTCGAGCAACTGTAATTCCACCAACTGATGAT GGCAATGATAAAAACAATGGAGCTCATAATGGATGA